A genomic window from Streptomyces sp. 846.5 includes:
- a CDS encoding N,N-dimethylformamidase beta subunit family domain-containing protein, producing MDGLDRRTFLGGTAAAGLTVLSGCAAPHHSATAARTGSAEATPAPTASLTAEQIEQARPGDADWRLRDQGAPEAVQGYADQVSVDPGESFTLYVSTTAPGFTVSAYRVGWYGGAQARRVWRSGRIAGRQQSATRVVQATRTVRADWQPSLRVNTDGWPPGAYLLRLDAENGHQRYVPLIVRSPSAVGRTLLMHAPATWQAYNLWGGRSLYQGENGSYATRSLAVSFDRPYDDTGAELFLVYERALVVLAERLGIPLAYTTGYDVHRQPELLHGATTLLSLGHDEYWTPQQRAAVTKARDAGSNIAFLGANTCYRRIRYEDGGRTVVCYKTAYADDPGYRPSTGVATTDFRAAPGADPESSLTGVLYEGFPTDAPYVVRAADHWLYAGTGVKAGDSFAHLVGVEYDRVTPDQPTPRPLQILAHSPLVCQGSASHSDTAYYTVPSGAGVFASGTMRWVEGLMAGTHDDHRDHGMDARTGAFVTRSTSNLLTAFAKGPAGRHLPAPHDNIATYY from the coding sequence GTGGACGGGCTGGACAGACGGACGTTCCTGGGCGGCACCGCGGCCGCGGGCCTCACCGTGCTGTCCGGATGCGCCGCTCCGCACCATTCGGCGACCGCCGCCAGGACCGGTTCGGCGGAGGCCACGCCCGCGCCGACCGCGTCACTGACAGCGGAGCAGATCGAGCAGGCCCGCCCCGGCGACGCCGACTGGAGACTGCGCGACCAGGGCGCCCCGGAGGCCGTCCAGGGCTACGCCGATCAGGTCAGTGTGGACCCGGGCGAATCGTTCACCCTGTACGTCTCCACCACCGCACCCGGCTTCACCGTGTCGGCTTACCGCGTCGGCTGGTACGGCGGCGCCCAGGCCCGCCGGGTCTGGCGCTCGGGCCGCATCGCGGGTCGGCAGCAGTCGGCCACCCGGGTCGTTCAGGCCACCCGTACGGTCAGGGCGGACTGGCAGCCGAGCCTCCGGGTCAACACGGACGGCTGGCCGCCCGGTGCCTACCTGCTGCGCCTGGACGCCGAGAACGGCCACCAGCGCTACGTCCCACTGATCGTCAGAAGCCCGAGCGCGGTCGGCCGTACGCTGCTGATGCACGCCCCGGCGACCTGGCAGGCGTACAACCTCTGGGGCGGCCGCAGCCTCTACCAGGGCGAGAACGGCTCCTACGCGACCCGCTCGCTCGCGGTCTCGTTCGACCGCCCCTACGACGACACCGGCGCCGAGCTCTTCCTGGTCTACGAACGGGCCCTGGTGGTGCTCGCCGAGCGGCTCGGCATCCCGCTGGCCTACACCACCGGCTATGACGTGCACCGGCAGCCGGAGCTGCTGCACGGTGCCACCACGCTGCTCTCGCTCGGCCACGACGAGTACTGGACCCCGCAGCAGCGTGCCGCGGTGACCAAGGCCAGGGACGCCGGGTCGAACATCGCCTTCCTCGGCGCCAACACCTGCTACCGCCGGATTCGCTACGAGGACGGCGGGCGGACCGTCGTCTGCTACAAGACCGCCTACGCGGACGACCCCGGCTACCGGCCGAGCACCGGCGTGGCCACCACCGACTTCCGGGCGGCGCCCGGCGCGGACCCCGAGTCCTCGCTCACCGGCGTCCTCTACGAGGGCTTCCCGACCGACGCGCCCTATGTGGTCCGCGCCGCCGACCACTGGCTGTACGCGGGCACCGGAGTCAAGGCCGGCGACTCCTTCGCGCACCTGGTCGGTGTCGAGTACGACCGGGTGACCCCGGACCAGCCGACCCCGCGCCCGCTGCAGATCCTGGCCCACTCGCCGCTGGTCTGCCAGGGCAGTGCCAGCCACTCCGACACGGCCTACTACACCGTCCCCAGCGGGGCCGGGGTCTTCGCGTCCGGGACCATGCGCTGGGTGGAGGGGCTGATGGCGGGCACCCACGACGACCACCGGGACCACGGCATGGACGCCCGTACCGGCGCCTTCGTGACCAGGTCGACCTCGAACCTGCTCACCGCCTTCGCCAAGGGCCCGGCCGGCAGACACCTGCCGGCGCCGCACGACAACATCGCGACCTACTACTGA
- a CDS encoding IclR family transcriptional regulator: MDEHRAVVPKSVLARGLLLLDAFGPSDAELTLAELSARTGLAKPTAHRLLAQLVAWGGVERGTRGGYRLSLSLFLLGQRAPRQRSLREAALPYLEDLYEATHENVHLAVQDGTDTLFLDKVSGRRSTPIMSRVGSRLPAHCTATGKLFLALGPPEHLRHAVQAGLARLTPRTIITPGMLRADLARTLDRGYGLNREESEIGVTAVAAPIYDHRRRVIAAVSITGGSHRLDLERLAPAVRTAALSLSRELVRESTNGRLALNGGRWTA, encoded by the coding sequence ATGGACGAGCACCGTGCCGTCGTACCGAAGTCCGTGCTGGCCCGCGGACTTCTGCTGCTCGACGCCTTCGGCCCGAGCGACGCCGAGCTCACCCTCGCCGAACTGTCGGCCCGCACCGGGCTGGCCAAGCCGACCGCGCACCGGCTGCTGGCGCAGCTCGTCGCCTGGGGCGGTGTCGAGCGCGGCACCCGCGGTGGCTACCGGCTCAGCCTGAGCCTGTTCCTGCTCGGCCAGCGCGCCCCGCGCCAGCGCAGCCTGCGCGAGGCGGCCCTGCCGTACCTGGAGGACCTCTACGAGGCCACCCATGAGAACGTCCATCTCGCCGTCCAGGACGGTACGGACACGCTCTTCCTGGACAAGGTGTCCGGTCGTCGGTCCACCCCGATCATGTCCCGGGTCGGCAGTCGGCTGCCCGCGCACTGCACCGCGACCGGAAAGCTCTTCCTCGCCCTCGGCCCGCCCGAGCACCTGCGCCACGCGGTGCAGGCCGGGCTGGCCCGGCTGACCCCGCGCACCATCATCACCCCGGGCATGCTCCGCGCCGACCTGGCCAGAACCCTCGACCGCGGGTACGGGCTCAACCGCGAGGAGTCGGAGATCGGGGTGACCGCAGTGGCCGCACCGATCTACGACCACCGGCGCCGGGTGATCGCGGCCGTGTCGATCACCGGAGGCTCGCACCGCCTCGATCTCGAACGACTGGCACCGGCGGTGCGCACCGCGGCGCTCTCGCTCTCGCGGGAGCTGGTCCGGGAGAGCACGAACGGCCGTCTGGCGCTGAACGGCGGGCGGTGGACCGCATAG
- a CDS encoding thiamine pyrophosphate-binding protein: protein MNAPPRTVRVRPVDALLAVLREEGVDRIFGNPGTTELPFTDALVDAPDLRYVLALQEGSAVAMADGYARATGRTAFVSLHIAAGLANGLIGLLNAGRSRTPMVVTAGQQHRGHLVQDPMLSGDLVAMAAPVAKSAVEVHHAADLPIVLRRAFALAAQPPTGPVFVAIPMDLLAEEEPVDLPGRSSRAPQGPATGLAEAAALLAGARCPVIVAGDGVGRDGAVAELVEVAEQLGATVHHQPMNDGVDFPGSHPLYGGMLPPRNAAIRELLRPYDALLLVGCRAFMPHHYSPGPAVPDELTVVQLDSDPQEIGRNFAVRLGLAGALAPSLAALAGELRARPVAAAAERIARLGAAHAAERDALDRDALARYGPAPLDPLAAVHALAAGLPRYTVVVEEAITAGLKLRTVLRRDLPRSYVHTVGGGLGWGIGAAVGSRLGAPGRPVAAVLGDGCAMFGVQGLWSAARYRVPVAFFVMNNGEYRTLKETLDAGPSRSTAARSYVGLDLGVPSQADGRLDWSYAARFFGIEAVRIDSAEQLRGVAATVGELDAPLLVDVPVTSHSEEHGYPVADRSLFSRRG from the coding sequence GTGAACGCCCCGCCCCGCACGGTTCGCGTCAGACCGGTGGACGCGCTGCTCGCCGTCCTCCGGGAGGAAGGGGTCGACCGGATCTTCGGCAATCCGGGCACCACCGAACTGCCGTTCACCGATGCCCTGGTGGACGCACCCGACCTGCGGTACGTGCTGGCCCTGCAGGAGGGGTCGGCGGTCGCGATGGCCGACGGCTACGCCCGGGCCACCGGCCGGACCGCGTTCGTGAGCCTGCACATCGCGGCCGGCCTCGCCAACGGCCTGATCGGCCTGCTCAACGCCGGGCGCTCGCGGACCCCGATGGTGGTCACCGCCGGCCAGCAGCACCGCGGCCACCTGGTCCAGGACCCGATGCTCAGCGGGGATCTGGTGGCCATGGCCGCCCCGGTGGCCAAGTCCGCCGTGGAGGTGCACCATGCCGCCGACCTGCCCATCGTGCTGCGGCGCGCCTTCGCGCTGGCGGCACAGCCCCCGACCGGGCCGGTCTTCGTGGCGATCCCGATGGACCTGCTGGCCGAGGAGGAACCCGTCGACCTGCCGGGTCGGTCGTCACGAGCCCCGCAGGGACCGGCGACCGGGCTCGCCGAGGCGGCCGCCCTGCTGGCGGGCGCCCGGTGCCCGGTGATCGTGGCCGGCGACGGCGTCGGGCGCGACGGCGCGGTCGCCGAACTGGTCGAGGTTGCCGAACAGTTGGGGGCGACCGTGCACCACCAGCCGATGAACGACGGCGTCGACTTCCCCGGCAGCCATCCCCTCTACGGGGGCATGCTGCCCCCGCGCAACGCGGCCATCCGCGAACTGCTGCGCCCGTACGACGCGTTGCTCCTGGTCGGCTGCCGGGCCTTCATGCCGCACCACTACTCGCCGGGGCCGGCCGTCCCGGACGAGCTGACGGTCGTTCAACTCGACTCCGACCCCCAGGAGATCGGCCGCAACTTCGCGGTCCGGCTGGGCCTGGCCGGGGCGCTCGCGCCCTCGCTGGCAGCGCTCGCCGGGGAGTTGCGGGCGCGTCCGGTGGCCGCCGCGGCGGAGCGGATCGCCCGGCTCGGCGCGGCGCACGCCGCCGAGCGCGACGCGCTGGACCGGGACGCGCTGGCCCGCTACGGACCCGCCCCGCTCGACCCGCTGGCCGCCGTGCACGCGCTCGCGGCGGGTCTGCCCCGCTACACCGTCGTCGTCGAGGAGGCGATCACCGCCGGTCTGAAGCTGCGCACCGTGCTGCGCCGGGACCTGCCGCGGTCCTATGTGCACACCGTCGGCGGCGGCCTGGGCTGGGGCATCGGCGCGGCCGTCGGCAGCCGCCTCGGCGCGCCGGGGCGACCGGTGGCCGCGGTGCTCGGGGACGGGTGCGCCATGTTCGGGGTCCAGGGGCTCTGGAGCGCGGCCCGCTACCGGGTCCCGGTCGCGTTCTTCGTGATGAACAACGGCGAGTACCGCACCCTTAAGGAGACCCTGGACGCCGGGCCGAGCCGGTCCACGGCCGCCCGCAGCTACGTCGGCCTCGACCTGGGGGTGCCGTCCCAGGCCGACGGGCGGCTGGACTGGTCCTACGCCGCGCGATTCTTCGGCATCGAGGCCGTCCGGATCGACAGCGCCGAGCAGTTGCGCGGTGTCGCCGCGACGGTCGGCGAACTCGACGCGCCGCTGCTGGTCGACGTCCCGGTCACCAGTCACTCCGAGGAGCACGGCTACCCGGTCGCCGACCGTTCCCTTTTCTCCCGGCGCGGGTGA
- a CDS encoding GMC family oxidoreductase N-terminal domain-containing protein has product MSQSQPQPQQPPQPAGLGETEARVLARFCDRVVPGSAGIGVVDYIERALERMSLSEEDALHAAIGVVADARTPDRMVDTRAFELLRSLAVEAYYGDYLAPGRPEPGGHAAIGFNPPAAARLRKDWTFLDPSPPEQFGDQGSDGGRAAVVVVGSGAGGGLIAAELGAHGHDVLLVEAGGLHQADSHTRFELQARQRLWWPARFAGDPDDPAGQIALLAGRCVGGSTVINTKVAMRAHPEDIAKFHARTGLLGPSGRPFAPADLEPWYDRVESWLGVRPRADWTPSVRRVGRGFAALGASWEPVDSYTDHNCTRCGACLTGCPSNAGKSALNTFIAPALGRGTIRLRTGTVVDRVLIERSGGRARACGVAVTGPDGSSDTIGADTVVLAAGALNTPQILFRSPEFTALDTPSSRLVGRTLGLHPARLVHGLFDEAQDCHMVYPITAHSLDHQRDSDGGFVIEGTTIQDPVSFAQSLVDAGDRPLWGAELSSTVAAYRRWAGLLVMATDDNTGTVDLDPRGEAVFTKRLSATERHRIDRGLAFAVAALRAAGAREVVWSGLSSSHVQGSVPMGDDPNRSVVDGNGRVRGVDGLYVGDASLVPASLSVNPSLTVMALAAKVADHLAKELPR; this is encoded by the coding sequence ATGTCGCAATCGCAGCCGCAGCCGCAGCAGCCGCCGCAGCCCGCGGGGTTGGGTGAAACCGAAGCACGGGTGCTTGCGCGCTTCTGCGACCGTGTGGTCCCCGGCTCGGCAGGTATCGGCGTGGTCGACTACATCGAGCGTGCGCTGGAGCGGATGTCGCTGTCCGAGGAGGACGCGCTGCACGCGGCGATCGGCGTCGTCGCCGATGCGAGGACACCGGACCGCATGGTCGACACCAGGGCGTTTGAGCTGCTGCGCAGCCTGGCCGTGGAGGCGTACTACGGCGACTATCTGGCGCCGGGTCGCCCAGAACCCGGCGGGCACGCCGCCATCGGCTTCAACCCGCCCGCCGCCGCGCGGTTGCGCAAGGACTGGACGTTCCTGGACCCGTCTCCGCCGGAGCAGTTCGGCGATCAGGGCAGTGACGGGGGCAGGGCCGCGGTGGTCGTCGTCGGCTCCGGCGCCGGCGGCGGCCTCATCGCCGCCGAGCTCGGTGCCCACGGCCACGACGTCCTGCTGGTCGAGGCCGGCGGGCTGCACCAGGCGGACTCCCACACCCGGTTCGAGCTCCAGGCGCGCCAGCGGCTGTGGTGGCCCGCCCGCTTCGCGGGGGACCCGGACGATCCGGCCGGGCAGATCGCGCTGCTGGCCGGCCGGTGCGTCGGTGGCTCGACAGTGATCAACACCAAGGTGGCGATGCGGGCCCACCCCGAGGACATCGCCAAGTTCCACGCCCGTACCGGACTGCTCGGCCCGTCCGGGCGTCCCTTCGCCCCGGCCGATCTCGAACCCTGGTACGACCGAGTCGAGTCCTGGCTCGGCGTCCGTCCCCGCGCGGACTGGACCCCCAGCGTCCGCCGGGTCGGACGCGGATTCGCCGCGCTCGGAGCGTCCTGGGAGCCGGTGGACTCGTACACCGACCACAACTGCACCCGCTGCGGCGCATGCCTGACCGGCTGTCCCAGCAACGCGGGCAAGTCCGCGCTCAACACGTTCATCGCCCCGGCGTTGGGACGCGGCACGATCCGACTGCGGACCGGCACGGTCGTGGACCGGGTGCTCATCGAGCGCTCCGGTGGCCGGGCCAGGGCCTGCGGTGTCGCCGTCACCGGTCCCGATGGATCCAGCGACACCATCGGGGCCGACACTGTCGTCCTTGCGGCAGGTGCTCTGAACACCCCTCAGATCCTGTTCAGAAGCCCGGAGTTCACCGCACTCGACACCCCGTCCAGCAGATTGGTCGGCCGGACGCTCGGCCTGCATCCGGCCCGCCTGGTCCACGGGCTCTTCGACGAGGCCCAGGACTGCCACATGGTCTACCCGATCACCGCGCACAGCCTGGACCACCAGCGCGACTCCGACGGCGGATTCGTGATCGAGGGCACCACCATCCAGGACCCGGTCTCCTTCGCCCAGTCCCTGGTGGACGCCGGGGACCGCCCGCTGTGGGGCGCCGAACTCAGCTCGACCGTTGCGGCGTACCGCCGTTGGGCCGGGCTGCTGGTGATGGCCACCGACGACAACACCGGCACGGTGGATCTGGACCCGCGCGGCGAGGCGGTGTTCACCAAGCGCCTCTCCGCGACAGAGCGCCACCGAATCGACCGTGGACTTGCCTTCGCCGTAGCGGCGTTGCGGGCGGCCGGGGCCCGCGAGGTGGTCTGGAGCGGGCTCTCCAGCTCACACGTCCAGGGCAGCGTGCCGATGGGCGACGACCCGAACCGCTCGGTCGTCGACGGCAACGGACGGGTGCGCGGTGTCGACGGGCTCTACGTCGGCGACGCCTCGCTGGTCCCGGCGTCGCTCTCGGTCAATCCCTCCCTGACCGTGATGGCGCTCGCCGCCAAGGTCGCCGACCACCTCGCAAAGGAACTCCCACGGTGA
- a CDS encoding ABC transporter permease, with amino-acid sequence MTQPVTVDETAADRSRGAGSQRGAWRRRLLRDELGVSLVLVLIVVAAGIAHPDFVRKDNLLSIAQSSSYVGLMAVGMVFALAMREVDLSVGGTYTLCLVVGAVLIRDGTDPWLSLLVTLPLAALLGAFNGLVTTVLKLPSFIVTLATAMLYRGMALALANGRQIGNLPAGNSFFTVLGGNVLSVPTSVWVLLVALVALTVVLTRTRFGAQVRAIGSNPDAARFSGLPITRTRIKALALTGLMSGVAGALALAFFIAGDPTVGQGYELTAIAACIIGGTSLAGGRGSVPGAVFGSLILSVVAAALVFFQVPINWTTFATGAVILLAVALDSALRRSRGVGLRQGAAAVASRLVRRTT; translated from the coding sequence ATGACCCAGCCGGTCACCGTCGACGAGACCGCAGCGGACCGCTCGCGCGGCGCGGGATCGCAGCGGGGGGCGTGGCGGCGCCGTCTGCTGCGCGACGAGCTCGGTGTGAGCCTGGTGCTGGTCCTCATCGTCGTGGCCGCCGGAATCGCCCACCCGGATTTTGTGCGCAAGGACAACCTGCTGTCGATCGCGCAGAGTTCGTCCTACGTCGGCCTGATGGCGGTGGGGATGGTCTTCGCCCTGGCCATGCGCGAGGTCGACCTTTCCGTGGGCGGCACCTACACCCTGTGCCTGGTCGTCGGTGCCGTGCTGATCCGGGACGGCACCGATCCTTGGCTCTCGCTACTGGTCACCCTCCCGCTGGCGGCCCTGCTCGGCGCGTTCAACGGCCTCGTCACGACCGTCCTCAAACTCCCGTCGTTCATCGTGACGCTGGCGACGGCGATGCTCTACCGCGGCATGGCGCTGGCCCTGGCCAACGGACGGCAGATCGGGAACCTGCCGGCGGGCAACTCGTTCTTCACCGTCCTGGGCGGCAATGTGCTCTCGGTGCCCACCTCCGTGTGGGTGCTGCTGGTCGCCCTGGTCGCCCTCACCGTGGTGCTGACCCGTACCCGGTTCGGGGCGCAGGTCCGGGCGATCGGCTCCAACCCGGACGCCGCACGCTTCAGCGGTCTGCCGATCACCCGCACCCGGATCAAGGCGCTCGCGCTGACCGGTCTGATGTCCGGCGTCGCCGGAGCCCTGGCGCTGGCGTTCTTCATCGCCGGGGACCCGACCGTCGGGCAGGGCTACGAACTGACCGCGATCGCCGCCTGCATCATCGGCGGAACCTCGCTGGCGGGCGGACGCGGATCGGTGCCCGGCGCGGTCTTCGGCTCGCTGATCCTGTCGGTGGTCGCGGCCGCCCTGGTGTTCTTCCAAGTCCCCATCAACTGGACCACGTTCGCCACCGGCGCGGTGATCCTGCTGGCCGTGGCCCTCGACAGCGCACTGCGCCGCTCACGCGGGGTGGGCCTGCGGCAGGGCGCGGCAGCGGTGGCCTCCCGGCTGGTCCGCCGAACCACCTGA
- a CDS encoding sugar ABC transporter substrate-binding protein, with protein sequence MRRTDPHLPGRRTRWSAALAGTAAAALVLSACSSGGGSSSSSSSGSGAKLKMGIAVANISLNFAHEMVLGAQSAADHATGVDWSTVGPPNTDGPAEQQLFQSLTTTAHDGVVLENLDPPIFTRPAAQAVAKGVPIVALDTSPTPGSGVTFYVGNDNYQLGVTLAEETLKRLGANPHGTVVIGVPNPGTPVLDSRAKGIKDTLNAKAPGITVLGPFQTYSDPAQNYSAWLSQVHAQPHALAFLGVGDADSYDLARIKQQEKGAYLVAGMDVDAKTLEDVKAGLDFVTIDPEHFLKGYIATALLIDSVKQHKALPQGWFETPGLVVDQSNIDAIIQRQTSPQAAYTWYKSQIDSLLGNVTANLKPLANAR encoded by the coding sequence GTGAGACGCACCGACCCACACCTTCCAGGGCGCAGAACCCGCTGGTCCGCAGCGCTGGCCGGGACCGCCGCGGCCGCACTCGTGCTGAGCGCGTGCTCAAGCGGCGGGGGGAGCAGCAGCAGTAGCTCCTCCGGTTCCGGCGCCAAGCTGAAGATGGGCATCGCGGTCGCCAACATCAGCCTCAACTTCGCGCACGAGATGGTGCTCGGCGCCCAGTCCGCGGCCGACCACGCCACCGGCGTCGACTGGAGCACGGTCGGCCCGCCGAACACCGACGGTCCCGCCGAGCAGCAGCTCTTCCAGAGCCTGACCACCACCGCGCACGACGGCGTGGTGCTGGAGAACCTGGACCCGCCGATCTTCACCCGCCCCGCAGCCCAGGCGGTCGCCAAGGGCGTGCCGATCGTGGCGCTCGACACCTCGCCGACCCCGGGATCCGGCGTCACCTTCTACGTCGGCAACGACAACTACCAGCTCGGCGTGACACTCGCGGAGGAGACCCTCAAGCGGCTGGGCGCCAACCCGCACGGCACGGTGGTGATCGGCGTCCCGAACCCCGGCACCCCGGTACTGGACTCCCGGGCGAAGGGCATCAAGGACACGCTGAACGCCAAGGCGCCCGGGATCACCGTGCTCGGCCCGTTCCAGACCTACAGCGACCCGGCGCAGAACTACAGCGCCTGGCTCTCCCAAGTGCACGCGCAGCCGCACGCGCTGGCCTTCCTCGGTGTAGGCGACGCGGACTCCTACGACCTCGCCAGGATCAAGCAGCAGGAGAAGGGCGCCTACCTGGTCGCCGGAATGGACGTGGACGCCAAAACACTTGAGGACGTCAAGGCGGGGCTCGACTTCGTCACCATCGACCCGGAGCACTTCCTCAAGGGGTACATCGCCACCGCCCTGCTGATCGACTCCGTGAAGCAGCACAAAGCCCTGCCCCAGGGCTGGTTCGAGACTCCCGGGCTCGTGGTCGACCAGTCCAACATCGACGCGATCATCCAGCGCCAGACCTCCCCGCAGGCCGCCTACACCTGGTACAAGTCGCAGATCGACTCGCTGCTCGGCAATGTCACCGCCAATCTGAAACCCCTGGCCAATGCCCGCTGA
- a CDS encoding sugar ABC transporter ATP-binding protein: MPADRVGPQTVLTATGVTKRYDGVPVLADAAVTLRAGEVHALVGENGAGKSTLVKILSGVVHPDAGRVMLDGREVAFATSRRASEAGIALVSQELAIFGDLSVAENLFPHGLPRRRGLTSKAEAERRARPVLDELGLRVRLDARTGDLDLADRQLLEICRALLTEPRVLILDEPTSALPKEAVDRLAAVLLRTGGRGIAILYISHYLEEVLRFSQRVTVLRDGRVTLSGAEIADVDLTTLVTAMLGDGHAATAAPEPAPGTGAPGAPAVVLESVTVPGRLDRISLTAHRREVVGLAGLQGAGHLTVLEVISGQARPASGTVRLAAGKAPRSFRQAIGQGVAFVPSDRKRYGLMLDRPVWENITSVSWLGLNRGSPMLHRRELVDRAARSARSLRVNGGVHRRTGELSGGNQQKVVFAKWLDTDPSIMLLDDPTRGVDVRARAEMHAVIRALADEGRAVLITSTDLSELVDLCDRVLVLQRGRAVDELSGERLTQQALSVSMNAGFAG, from the coding sequence ATGCCCGCTGACCGAGTCGGCCCGCAGACCGTACTGACCGCGACCGGCGTGACCAAGCGCTACGACGGGGTCCCCGTCCTGGCCGACGCGGCGGTCACCCTGCGCGCCGGCGAGGTGCACGCGCTGGTCGGCGAGAACGGAGCCGGCAAGTCGACCCTGGTCAAGATCCTCTCCGGGGTGGTCCACCCGGATGCCGGACGGGTGATGCTGGACGGCCGGGAGGTCGCCTTCGCCACGTCCCGTCGGGCCTCCGAGGCCGGTATCGCCCTGGTCTCCCAGGAGTTGGCCATCTTCGGCGACCTCAGCGTCGCCGAGAACCTCTTCCCGCACGGCCTGCCCCGGCGCAGGGGGTTGACCAGCAAGGCCGAGGCCGAACGGCGAGCCCGGCCGGTGCTGGACGAGCTCGGCCTGCGGGTCCGGCTCGACGCCAGAACCGGCGACCTCGACCTGGCCGACCGCCAACTGCTGGAGATCTGCCGGGCCCTGCTGACCGAGCCCCGGGTGCTGATCCTGGACGAGCCCACCTCGGCGCTGCCGAAAGAGGCGGTCGACCGGCTGGCCGCCGTACTGCTGCGGACCGGCGGCCGGGGCATCGCGATCCTCTACATCTCGCACTACCTGGAGGAGGTGCTGCGGTTCTCCCAACGGGTCACCGTGCTGCGCGACGGCAGGGTCACCCTGAGCGGCGCCGAGATCGCCGACGTGGACCTGACCACCCTGGTGACCGCGATGCTGGGCGACGGCCACGCCGCGACCGCCGCACCCGAGCCCGCCCCGGGGACCGGCGCACCCGGCGCACCGGCCGTGGTCCTGGAGTCCGTGACCGTCCCGGGCCGACTGGACAGGATCTCGCTGACCGCGCACCGCCGCGAGGTCGTCGGGCTCGCCGGGTTGCAGGGCGCGGGCCACCTCACGGTGCTCGAAGTGATCAGCGGCCAGGCTCGCCCGGCGTCCGGTACTGTGCGGCTGGCCGCCGGAAAGGCGCCACGCTCATTCCGGCAGGCGATAGGCCAGGGCGTCGCATTCGTTCCCAGTGACCGCAAACGCTACGGGCTGATGCTCGACCGGCCGGTGTGGGAGAACATCACCTCGGTGAGCTGGCTAGGCCTCAATCGCGGCAGTCCGATGCTGCACCGCCGCGAACTGGTCGACCGGGCCGCGCGCAGCGCCCGGAGCCTGCGTGTCAACGGCGGCGTGCACCGCCGGACCGGCGAGCTGTCGGGCGGCAACCAGCAGAAGGTGGTGTTCGCCAAGTGGCTGGACACCGACCCCTCGATCATGCTGCTGGACGATCCGACCCGCGGCGTCGACGTCCGCGCCCGCGCCGAGATGCACGCCGTCATCCGGGCCCTGGCCGACGAGGGCAGAGCCGTCCTGATCACCTCGACGGACCTGTCCGAACTCGTCGACCTGTGCGACCGTGTGCTGGTCCTCCAGCGCGGCCGGGCCGTCGACGAGCTCAGCGGCGAGCGGCTGACCCAGCAGGCGCTGAGCGTGTCCATGAACGCCGGCTTCGCCGGATGA
- a CDS encoding SDR family NAD(P)-dependent oxidoreductase, producing MDRLRGKVALITGGESGIGLATARRFTAEGAQVHLVGLDEERLRRAVAELGPEQAAYSVADVTDETAVQAAVRAALDRFGTLDVVFSNAGVSGPIAPITEYPTEAFRRVLDVHVLGAFLVLKHTLPVLADGGSVIINSSVVGLTSDPGIAGYATAKHAQVGLARTAAKEAAARGTRVNTIHPGPTDTPFQTAIETAATGLPPAAAATAFEQMIPLHRHASPEEIAASVLYLACDDSRFVTGSALRVDGGMSI from the coding sequence ATGGATCGGCTCAGGGGCAAGGTGGCGCTGATCACCGGCGGCGAGAGCGGCATCGGCCTGGCCACCGCCCGGCGGTTCACCGCCGAGGGCGCGCAGGTCCACCTGGTCGGCCTGGACGAGGAACGGCTGCGCCGCGCCGTGGCCGAGCTCGGCCCGGAGCAGGCGGCGTACTCGGTCGCCGACGTCACCGACGAGACCGCCGTCCAAGCCGCCGTGCGCGCTGCGCTCGACCGCTTCGGCACCCTGGACGTGGTGTTCAGCAACGCCGGTGTCAGCGGCCCGATCGCGCCGATCACCGAGTATCCGACCGAGGCGTTCCGTCGCGTGCTCGACGTGCACGTGCTGGGCGCTTTCCTGGTGCTCAAGCACACGCTGCCGGTGCTGGCCGACGGCGGCAGCGTCATCATCAACTCCAGTGTCGTCGGCCTCACTTCGGATCCGGGCATCGCCGGCTACGCGACGGCCAAGCACGCCCAGGTCGGCCTGGCGCGCACCGCCGCCAAGGAGGCGGCCGCCCGCGGCACCCGGGTCAACACCATCCACCCCGGCCCCACCGACACCCCGTTCCAGACCGCGATCGAAACCGCCGCGACCGGCCTGCCCCCGGCAGCGGCCGCCACCGCGTTCGAGCAGATGATCCCGCTCCACCGGCACGCCTCCCCCGAGGAGATCGCCGCATCGGTGCTCTACCTCGCCTGCGACGACTCCCGCTTCGTCACCGGCAGCGCCCTCCGCGTCGACGGCGGAATGAGCATCTGA